The following are encoded in a window of Solibacillus sp. FSL R7-0668 genomic DNA:
- a CDS encoding S-layer homology domain-containing protein has translation MNQSKKILAALVAVPASVVVADGAMAAEETVSFAKSLDGLLIALEDKENEEADAKDKAAAEEVTRLIAELSNESTAVEIIAARTAYDALSEAAKKYISKSTLEALVYYETRIEELTEIAKKEAAVVQDRIDRITSSYTEAQVKNIRIAYNALSQLAKEYVTNLQKLIDAENKIIYDNTVVKQAKLDANAFDVYMNDITRNSTQAEIAKARAYYNNLSTEAKKHVTTYEKLVRLETMWKDPKYIDLVYTYYPDYIHDIKPGGIVIEKPKYDSIYIPDDSETDSSSSSYTPSTDWTTYETMKYQNGRYTASITTTQAQSIKDRSKILKADDIEIVIPSADLYAATATVGVTVNVTNNQLNIQFKQGKQAKTFSEYVEIHVPFNVLNGNASQIIERVAESSSSASFKIEGSSFIIRTKTSGTFKATAAPAYSDLPNNAQGTAMRELAKRGILFEAKPRLSQSYKQVTKFEAASMMATALGLSSASKSSYQDVKNERDLQQVQGLLEAGIMSGFTSSYFNGEGAVTKQEAAIMIANMYRYLNRDVSRAYSGFPSSFKDITYLSLEARQSIAILELFGVVNAADSFGPTKELTRGEFAELFYNALKAIDYL, from the coding sequence ATGAACCAATCGAAAAAAATCTTAGCAGCACTGGTTGCGGTGCCGGCTAGTGTTGTTGTGGCTGATGGGGCGATGGCGGCTGAGGAGACGGTTAGTTTTGCTAAATCTCTAGACGGCTTATTAATAGCCCTTGAAGATAAAGAAAATGAAGAAGCGGATGCAAAAGATAAAGCCGCAGCAGAAGAAGTAACAAGATTAATAGCAGAATTATCTAATGAATCAACGGCAGTAGAAATTATCGCAGCACGTACAGCATATGACGCATTATCAGAAGCTGCGAAAAAATACATTTCGAAAAGTACGTTAGAAGCGTTAGTTTATTATGAAACGCGCATCGAAGAACTTACTGAAATCGCCAAAAAAGAAGCGGCTGTCGTTCAAGACCGCATCGACCGCATTACAAGCAGCTACACAGAGGCACAAGTTAAAAATATTCGGATCGCGTATAATGCCTTAAGTCAATTGGCGAAGGAATACGTAACGAATTTACAGAAATTAATCGATGCTGAAAACAAAATCATTTATGACAATACCGTTGTGAAGCAGGCCAAGCTCGATGCCAATGCATTCGATGTGTACATGAATGACATTACCCGCAATTCAACGCAGGCTGAAATTGCGAAGGCACGTGCGTATTACAATAACTTATCTACTGAGGCAAAGAAACATGTTACTACGTACGAAAAGCTTGTGCGATTAGAGACGATGTGGAAAGATCCGAAATATATTGATTTGGTGTATACGTATTACCCGGACTACATTCATGACATCAAGCCTGGCGGGATCGTTATTGAAAAACCGAAATACGATTCCATTTATATCCCAGATGATTCGGAGACAGACTCGTCATCGTCTTCATACACACCATCAACGGACTGGACAACCTATGAAACAATGAAATATCAAAATGGACGTTATACCGCGTCGATTACGACAACACAGGCACAAAGTATTAAGGACCGCAGCAAAATCTTAAAGGCTGATGACATCGAAATCGTCATTCCATCGGCTGATTTATATGCGGCAACAGCAACAGTGGGTGTGACAGTAAATGTCACGAACAATCAGTTGAACATTCAATTTAAACAAGGCAAGCAGGCAAAAACGTTTTCAGAATATGTAGAAATCCATGTGCCATTTAACGTATTGAATGGCAATGCTTCACAAATTATTGAACGAGTAGCCGAATCGAGTTCATCAGCTTCCTTTAAAATAGAGGGTTCAAGCTTTATTATTCGAACAAAAACAAGCGGAACATTTAAAGCAACAGCAGCGCCTGCCTATAGCGACCTTCCGAATAATGCACAAGGTACAGCGATGCGTGAATTAGCGAAACGAGGCATTTTATTTGAGGCCAAACCGCGATTATCGCAAAGCTATAAGCAAGTGACGAAATTTGAAGCGGCGTCCATGATGGCGACAGCACTAGGTTTATCGAGCGCTAGTAAGTCGAGCTATCAAGACGTTAAAAATGAACGAGACCTTCAACAGGTACAGGGCTTATTAGAAGCTGGGATTATGAGTGGCTTCACTTCTTCGTACTTCAATGGTGAAGGGGCTGTAACTAAGCAGGAAGCAGCCATTATGATTGCCAATATGTATCGTTACTTAAATCGAGATGTCTCAAGAGCATACAGCGGATTCCCATCGAGCTTTAAGGATATTACGTATTTATCGCTAGAGGCACGTCAAAGCATCGCCATTTTAGAGCTATTCGGCGTTGTCAATGCGGCGGATTCCTTTGGACCAACGAAGGAATTAACACGCGGTGAGTTTGCTGAGCTATTCTACAACGCACTGAAAGCCATTGATTATTTATAA
- a CDS encoding AEC family transporter, which yields MEYLSMIFFKIVAPILVLLVVGAILQRKFQFNLKALSQLITYCFMPAAVFINIYETSVELSVVGQITAFIVLFIGSQMLLSQLLAKLMKLDKKEGAVFKNSVVLINSGNYGIPVAQMIFATQPIGVAIQVILVIFQNMTTYTYGLYNLISSTKSGLAILRDFLKMPIVHALVLGALLNFFNVPIPETFSIPMHHIADGFVAVALITLGAQLSTIEMRTMFNKTIFVSCFTRLVIGPAVALLIIFAMGLDGVVAQSLFIASAFPTSRNSSSLALEYDIESATAAQTVLFSTIISCLTVTVVIYVSTILFV from the coding sequence ATGGAATATTTATCGATGATTTTCTTCAAGATCGTTGCACCGATTTTAGTGCTGCTCGTTGTTGGAGCAATCTTGCAGCGGAAGTTTCAATTTAATTTGAAGGCACTGTCTCAGCTGATTACCTATTGCTTTATGCCAGCAGCGGTCTTTATTAATATTTACGAAACCTCCGTTGAACTTAGTGTAGTCGGACAAATTACGGCATTTATCGTGCTCTTTATTGGCTCACAAATGCTCCTAAGTCAGCTATTAGCCAAGCTGATGAAGCTGGATAAAAAAGAGGGAGCGGTGTTTAAAAATAGTGTCGTTCTAATCAACTCAGGGAATTACGGCATTCCCGTTGCGCAAATGATTTTTGCCACGCAGCCCATCGGAGTAGCCATTCAGGTCATACTCGTTATCTTTCAAAATATGACGACGTATACATATGGTTTGTACAATTTGATCTCTTCAACAAAATCAGGATTAGCTATTTTACGAGATTTTTTAAAAATGCCCATTGTCCATGCGCTTGTTCTGGGGGCATTGTTGAACTTTTTCAATGTGCCCATTCCAGAAACCTTCAGCATTCCGATGCATCATATTGCAGACGGTTTTGTGGCAGTCGCTTTGATTACATTGGGGGCACAGCTATCAACAATTGAAATGCGTACAATGTTTAATAAAACGATTTTTGTCAGCTGCTTTACCCGCTTAGTCATTGGTCCGGCAGTGGCATTGCTCATTATTTTTGCTATGGGGTTAGATGGTGTGGTCGCACAATCCTTATTTATTGCGAGTGCGTTCCCAACGTCGCGCAATAGCTCGAGTCTGGCATTAGAGTACGATATTGAATCGGCAACAGCCGCACAAACGGTATTATTTTCAACCATTATTAGCTGCTTGACCGTAACGGTTGTAATTTATGTTTCTACTATATTATTCGTTTAA